From the genome of Psychroserpens ponticola, one region includes:
- a CDS encoding TetR/AcrR family transcriptional regulator, with product MLTKSEHTKLHILKTVAPIFNKNGYAATSMSDITNASGLTKGAIYGHFKNKEVLSISAFKYNVKQMMSKISDHLSRSNSPIQKLYLISDFYRNYYEFSKKLGGCPVLNIGVDANNQNTLLLENVRIVIEKIQDQVATIIENGIEIGEISSEINAMQYAKRLDTLIQGAIFMTYTMNDEFYMKDTMDQIDHMILTEMKA from the coding sequence GTGTTAACAAAATCAGAACATACAAAACTTCATATTTTAAAGACTGTAGCACCTATTTTTAATAAAAATGGTTACGCTGCAACAAGCATGAGCGACATTACCAATGCTAGTGGATTAACAAAAGGAGCAATATATGGACATTTCAAAAATAAAGAAGTTCTTTCTATTTCAGCATTTAAATACAATGTAAAACAGATGATGTCTAAAATTTCAGATCACTTATCACGTAGCAACTCACCAATTCAAAAACTATATTTAATTTCAGACTTTTACAGAAACTATTATGAATTTAGTAAGAAGCTTGGTGGTTGTCCTGTTTTGAATATTGGAGTTGATGCTAATAATCAAAATACATTATTATTAGAAAACGTTAGAATTGTAATCGAGAAGATTCAAGATCAAGTAGCAACTATAATAGAAAATGGCATTGAAATTGGAGAAATATCTTCAGAAATTAATGCAATGCAATATGCAAAACGATTAGACACTTTAATTCAAGGAGCAATATTCATGACTTATACTATGAATGATGAGTTTTATATGAAAGACACCATGGATCAAATTGACCATATGATATTAACAGAAATGAAAGCATAA
- a CDS encoding acyl-CoA thioesterase: MKLSKTVSSLATIRFQDCDPFNHLNNASYINYFMNHREDQLIKAYDIDIYEMARKTGISWVSSSNQIAYIKPAFLMEKITIESQLIAFNNSNLKVEMRMYNSDKTNLKAIIWCGFTHFNLLKQQKEAHAEEFMSLFKSILNPIEELQFEKRVTRLKFGENAMT; the protein is encoded by the coding sequence ATGAAATTATCTAAAACAGTATCGAGTTTAGCAACAATCAGATTTCAAGATTGTGATCCTTTTAATCATTTAAACAATGCGAGTTATATCAATTACTTCATGAACCATCGTGAAGATCAACTTATTAAAGCATATGATATTGATATTTATGAGATGGCGAGAAAAACAGGAATAAGTTGGGTGTCTAGCAGTAATCAAATCGCATACATTAAACCTGCCTTTTTAATGGAGAAAATCACTATCGAATCACAATTAATTGCATTTAATAACAGTAATTTAAAAGTAGAAATGCGCATGTACAATTCAGATAAGACAAATCTTAAAGCTATCATTTGGTGTGGATTCACTCATTTTAATTTACTAAAACAGCAAAAAGAAGCTCATGCAGAAGAATTCATGTCTTTGTTTAAATCTATACTCAATCCGATTGAAGAATTACAATTTGAAAAAAGAGTAACTCGTTTAAAGTTTGGAGAAAACGCTATGACATAG
- the clpB gene encoding ATP-dependent chaperone ClpB produces the protein MNFNNYTIKSQEAIQQAQQLAQSLGHQHIENEHIIKAIFEVDENVLPFILKKLNVNVDVLKLALDKQLESFSKVSGSDIMLSRDTGKTLNEASIIAKKMNDDYVSIEHLILAVFKSKSKIAQMLKDQGVTEKSLNAAIDELRKGDRVTSQSQEETYNSLNKYAKNLNQLAKDGKLDPVIGRDEEIRRILQILSRRTKNNPILVGEPGTGKTAIAEGLAHRIIDGDIPENLIDKQIYALDMGALIAGAKFKGEFEERLKAVIKEVTNSDGDVVLFIDEIHTLVGAGGGQGAMDAANILKPALARGELRAIGATTLDEYQKYFEKDKALERRFQKVMVNEPDTESAISILRGIKEKYETHHKVRIKDEAIIGAVELSERYITNRFLPDKAIDLMDEAASKLRMEINSKPEELDVLDRKVMQLEIEIEAIKREKDEVKLKSLRSDLANLKEERNELNAKWKSEKEVVDNIQTTKSNIEDYKLEAERAEREGDYGKVAEIRYGKIKEAQETLETQQALLSNQKENALIKEEVTYDDIAEVVAKWTGIPVTKMLQSDREKLLNLEKELHKRVVGQEEAIVAVSDAVRRSRAGLQNPQKPVGTFLFLGTTGVGKTELAKALAEYLFDDENAMTRIDMSEFQESHSVSRLVGAPPGYVGYDEGGQLTEAVRRKPYSVVLLDEIEKAHPDTFNILLQVLDEGRLTDNKGRVADFKNTIIIMTSNMGSHIIQERFQATKDIDSAMEAAKVDVLALLKQSVRPEFLNRIDDTIMFTPLSKDNIKEIVGLQLKGVQKMIAKQGITFDATPEAMSYLAERGYNPEYGARPVKRVIQKEVLNALSKEILSGKITTDSIILLDAFDDKLVFRNEASFVTEEI, from the coding sequence ATGAATTTTAATAATTATACCATAAAATCTCAAGAGGCAATCCAGCAAGCACAACAACTTGCTCAAAGCTTAGGACACCAACACATAGAAAATGAACATATTATAAAAGCCATTTTTGAAGTAGATGAAAACGTATTGCCATTTATACTAAAAAAGTTAAACGTTAATGTTGATGTTTTAAAATTAGCATTAGATAAACAACTCGAAAGTTTCTCTAAAGTTTCTGGTTCAGACATTATGCTGTCTAGAGATACAGGAAAAACACTTAATGAAGCATCAATCATTGCTAAAAAAATGAATGATGACTATGTATCAATTGAGCATTTAATTCTTGCTGTTTTTAAATCGAAGAGCAAAATTGCTCAGATGTTAAAAGACCAAGGCGTTACCGAAAAAAGTCTAAATGCCGCAATTGACGAATTACGTAAAGGTGATCGGGTAACATCACAAAGTCAAGAAGAAACTTATAATTCGCTTAATAAATATGCTAAGAATCTAAACCAATTAGCTAAGGACGGAAAATTAGATCCTGTCATTGGTCGTGATGAAGAAATTAGACGAATCCTTCAAATTTTATCACGAAGAACAAAGAACAATCCCATTTTAGTTGGAGAACCAGGCACAGGTAAAACAGCTATTGCAGAAGGTTTAGCACACAGAATTATAGATGGAGATATTCCAGAAAACCTTATAGATAAGCAAATCTACGCCTTAGATATGGGAGCATTGATTGCTGGTGCTAAATTTAAAGGAGAATTTGAAGAACGATTAAAAGCAGTCATCAAAGAAGTTACAAATAGTGATGGTGATGTTGTTCTCTTTATTGATGAAATCCACACACTTGTAGGTGCTGGAGGAGGACAAGGCGCCATGGATGCAGCAAATATTTTAAAACCTGCATTAGCGCGAGGTGAACTACGTGCAATAGGCGCAACAACACTTGATGAATACCAAAAATATTTTGAAAAAGATAAAGCCTTAGAGCGTCGTTTCCAAAAAGTAATGGTAAATGAACCCGATACTGAAAGTGCTATTTCTATCTTAAGAGGAATTAAAGAAAAGTATGAAACACATCATAAAGTTCGAATTAAAGATGAAGCGATTATTGGTGCTGTTGAACTTTCAGAACGTTATATTACGAATCGTTTTTTACCAGATAAAGCTATTGATTTAATGGATGAAGCTGCTTCAAAATTACGAATGGAAATCAATTCAAAACCAGAAGAGTTAGATGTTTTAGATAGAAAGGTAATGCAACTTGAAATTGAGATTGAAGCCATTAAGCGTGAAAAAGATGAAGTGAAATTAAAATCCCTTCGTTCAGATTTAGCAAATCTAAAAGAAGAGCGAAACGAACTTAATGCTAAATGGAAAAGTGAAAAAGAAGTCGTTGACAACATTCAAACAACAAAATCAAACATAGAAGACTATAAGCTTGAAGCTGAACGAGCAGAACGTGAAGGCGATTATGGTAAAGTAGCCGAAATTCGTTATGGAAAAATTAAAGAAGCTCAAGAAACACTGGAAACTCAGCAAGCTTTACTCTCTAACCAAAAAGAAAATGCTTTAATCAAAGAGGAAGTTACATACGATGATATAGCTGAAGTTGTAGCAAAATGGACAGGAATTCCTGTGACTAAAATGCTTCAGAGTGATCGTGAGAAACTTCTAAACCTTGAAAAAGAATTACACAAACGTGTTGTCGGACAAGAAGAAGCTATAGTTGCTGTAAGTGATGCTGTGAGAAGATCAAGAGCAGGATTACAAAATCCGCAAAAACCAGTAGGTACTTTTTTATTCTTAGGAACAACAGGTGTTGGTAAAACTGAATTAGCAAAAGCTTTAGCTGAATACTTGTTTGATGATGAAAATGCAATGACAAGAATTGACATGAGCGAATTTCAAGAAAGTCATAGTGTAAGCAGATTAGTAGGTGCTCCTCCTGGATATGTAGGATATGATGAAGGCGGACAATTAACTGAAGCAGTGAGACGTAAACCCTATTCAGTTGTGTTACTAGATGAAATTGAAAAAGCACATCCTGATACTTTCAATATCTTATTACAAGTATTAGATGAAGGACGATTAACAGATAACAAAGGCCGTGTTGCCGATTTTAAAAACACGATTATCATTATGACATCCAATATGGGAAGTCACATTATACAAGAACGTTTTCAAGCGACTAAAGATATCGATTCTGCTATGGAAGCTGCTAAAGTTGATGTTTTAGCCTTATTAAAGCAAAGTGTTCGTCCTGAGTTTTTAAACCGAATCGATGACACTATCATGTTCACGCCTTTAAGCAAAGACAATATTAAAGAAATTGTTGGATTACAATTAAAAGGTGTTCAAAAAATGATTGCAAAACAAGGCATCACATTTGATGCAACACCAGAAGCGATGAGCTATCTAGCAGAAAGAGGTTACAATCCAGAATATGGAGCAAGACCTGTAAAACGAGTGATTCAAAAAGAAGTTTTAAATGCTTTAAGTAAAGAAATTCTATCTGGAAAAATAACAACAGATAGCATTATATTACTGGATGCTTTTGATGACAAATTGGTGTTTAGAAATGAAGCGAGTTTTGTTACAGAAGAAATTTAA
- a CDS encoding OmpW/AlkL family protein — MKKIIFSAILACIFTFNTQAQEETTSNQDDTASNDDYSKWQARVRAIYIAPSPYNRHNGINNVDVNFSSTYAPEVDITYFLTKNFSAELMLTTSKHNIEIDEGSDLGSVSMIPLNINFQYHFYFGKFKPYFATGMVYSIFYGEDAGDLESLEFESALGHSLQLGADYSINDKWFINLDLKKMFLKTDITANNDNSNKVEVNVDPILVGLGVGMRF; from the coding sequence ATGAAAAAAATTATTTTTAGTGCTATTCTAGCATGCATATTTACTTTCAACACACAAGCACAAGAGGAAACAACATCTAATCAAGATGATACAGCGTCTAATGATGATTATAGTAAATGGCAGGCTCGTGTTAGAGCAATTTATATTGCACCTTCGCCTTATAATAGGCACAATGGTATTAATAATGTTGATGTTAATTTTTCTTCGACATATGCTCCAGAAGTTGATATCACCTATTTTTTGACTAAAAACTTTTCTGCTGAGTTGATGCTAACAACATCTAAGCATAATATAGAAATTGATGAAGGATCAGATTTAGGATCTGTTTCAATGATACCATTAAATATTAATTTTCAATACCATTTTTATTTCGGCAAGTTTAAGCCCTATTTTGCAACTGGAATGGTTTACTCTATTTTCTATGGTGAGGATGCTGGTGATTTAGAATCTCTTGAATTTGAAAGCGCACTTGGACATTCTCTCCAATTAGGAGCAGATTATAGTATAAATGATAAATGGTTTATAAATTTAGATCTAAAAAAAATGTTTTTGAAAACAGATATTACTGCTAACAATGACAATTCAAATAAAGTAGAAGTTAATGTTGATCCGATTCTTGTAGGTTTAGGTGTAGGAATGAGGTTTTAA